In the genome of Streptomyces sp. SLBN-118, the window AGGCGGCCTGCTCCGGGCGGAGCGTCGTCAGCTTCACGCCGAGTGCGTCCAGGTGGAGCCGGGCGACCTTCTCGTCCAGGTGCTTGGGCAGCACGTAGACGTCGGTCGGGTACTCCTCGGGCTTGGTGAACAGCTCGATCTGGGCCAGCGTCTGGTCCGCGAAGCTGTTGGACATCACGAATGAGGGGTGACCGGTCGCGTTGCCCAGGTTCAGCAGGCGGCCTTCGGACAGCACGATCAGCACCTTGCCGTCGGAGAAGGTCCAGGTGTGCACCTGCGGCTTGACCTCGTCCTTGATGATGCCCGGGATCTGCGCCAGGCCGGCCATGTCGATCTCGTTGTCGAAGTGGCCGATGTTGCCCACGATCGCCTGGTGCTTCATCTTGGCCATGTCCGCGGCCATGATGATGTCCTTGTTGCCGGTGGTCGTGACGAAGATGTCGGCCTTGTCGATGACCTCGTCGAGCGTGGTGACCTGGTAGCCGTCCATGGCGGCCTGCAGCGCGCAGATCGGGTCGATCTCCGTGATGATCACCCGGGCGCCCTGCCCACGCAGCGACTCGGCGCAGCCCTTGCCCACGTCGCCGTAGCCGCAGACGACGGCGGTCTTGCCGCCGATCAAGACGTCGGTGGCGCGGTTGATGCCGTCGATCAGGGAGTGGCGGCAGCCGTACTTGTTGTCGAACTTCGACTTGGTGACGGCGTCGTTGACGTTGATCGCCGGGAACAGGAGGGTGCCGTCACGGTGCATCTCGTACAGGCGGTGAACACCGGTCGTGGTCTCCTCGGTGACGCCGCGAATCTCGGACGCCAGGTGGGTCCACTTCTGCGGGGACTCGCCCAGCGTGCGGTTCAGCAGGGTGAGGATTTGGCCGTACTCCTCGCTGTCCGCAGTCGAGGGGTCCGGGGCCGCGCCCGCCTTCTCGAACTCCACGCCCTTGTGGACGAGGAGGGTGGCGTCGCCACCGTCGTCGAGGATCATGTTCGGGCCGCCGGTGGGGGTGTTCGGCCAGGTCAGCGCCTGCTCCGTGCACCACCAGTACTCCTCCAGCGTCTCGCCCTTCCAGGCGAAGACCGGGACGCCCTGGGGGGCTTCCGGGGTGCCGTTCGGGCCGACCGCGATGGCCGCGGCCGCGTGGTCCTGGGTGGAGAAGATGTTGCACGACGCCCAGCGGACCTCGGCGCCGAGGGCGACCAGGGTCTCGATGAGTACGGCGGTCTGCACGGTCATGTGCAGAGAGCCGGTGATGCGCGCACCCGCCAGAGGCTGGCTGGCGGCGAACTCCTTGCGGATGGACATCAGGCCGGGCATCTCGTGCTCGGCGAGAGTGATCTCCTTGCGGCCGAAGGCGGCGAGGGAAAGGTCGGCGACCTTGAAGTCCTGGCCAGTGGCGACAGTCGACATGCGAGCTGCTCCTCGTGGTGTGGGTCGAGGGTCTGGGTACGGCTGGCTCTGCGGCGGCGGACACAGGAATGCCCGGGCGCTCGCATTGCAGTCCGTCGGAGGCCCTCTCTCCCTCGGCCGGTCCCGGCAAGGGGACCGCCCGACCGCCATCAGCAGCGACGTCTGACTCTGGTCACGAATCTACACCGATCGACCCGGCGTACCCCAGCCCGCCCGGGGCCGGGATCCGGTCAACCGCGGTCTCACCGGGCCGATCGACGGGTTCGCACGGCTCAGTGTGCGGCGTCCGGGCCCGGGCCGCCCGGGGCCTTGGCCGGGTTGGCGCCCGCCGCGGCCGCCGACTCGCTGTAGATGTCGGGCTCCAGGTAGATCACGCGCGCGATGGGCACGGCGGTGCGGATACGGTCCTCGGCGGCGTTGATCGCATTGGCGACCTGGGCGGCCGTGTCGTCGTGCTGTACCGCGATCTTCGCGGCGACCAGCAGTTCCTCCGGACCGAGGTGGAGCGTGCGCATGTGGATGATGCCGGTGACGCCTTCACCGTCGACGGCGGCCGCCTTGATCTTCTCGATCTGATCCGTACCGGCCGCCTCGCCCAGCAGCAGGGACTTCGTCTCGGCCGCCAGGACGAGCGCGATGACGATGAGCAGGACGCCGATGCAGAGCGTTCCGATGCCGTCCCAGACGCCGTCGCCCGTGGCCAGGGCGATGCCGACGCCGCCGAGGGCCAGGACCAGACCGACCAGCGCGCCCAGGTCCTCAAGGAGGACGACGGGGAGTTCGGGGGCCTTGGCGCGGCGGATGTACTCCGTCCAGGAGAGCTCGCCACGTGTCTCGTTCGACTCCTTTATGGCCGTACGGAACGAGAAGGACTCGGCGACGATCGCGAAGACGAGGACGCCGATCGGCCAGTACCAGTCCTCGATCTCGTGGGGGTGCTTGATCTTCTCGTAACCCTCGTAGATCGCGAACATGCCGCCGACCGAGAAGAGCACGATGGAGACGAGGAAGGCATAGATGTAGCGCTCGCGGCCGTAGCCGAAGGGGTGCTGCGGGGTGGCCTCACGCTCGGCCTTCTTGCCGCCGAGCAGCAGGAGGCCCTGGTTTCCGGAGTCGGCGACCGAGTGAACCGCTTCGGCGAGCATCGAGGACGAGCCACTGAAGAGGAACGCCACGAACTTCGACACCGCGATCGCGAGGTTGGCGGCAAGTGCCGCCACGATCGCCCTTGTTCCGCCTGAAGCGCTCATCTGTTCCTGCAGTCCCTTCGTATGCCCTGGTGCCGTTCGCCTGCCCGGTGCCGTACGCCCCGTGCCGTACGCCTCATGGGCTTTGCCCGTCCTTTGCGGTGCGTCATTGTTGCAGCCCGCGGCTGAGAGGGCGCGTCAGACCACCACGGTGGCACGGAAGACCGTGCCAACTCCGGACACTTCGACCTTTTCGCCCGCCGGGACAAAGACGGACTGGCCCGGGGAGACGGCGAGTTCACCGACGCGGACCGTGCCCGCCGTGCAGAGCAGGATCTGCGGGGTGCGGGCCGTCAGGTCGCGAGGCGCGGCTCCGGCCGCGACGACATAGCGGGAGAGCCGGAACTCCTCGATCGGCGTTTCGTACACCTCCTCGCCCTCGGGCGAGGCCTCGGGGCGCAGGATGCCCGGGTCGCCCGCCTCGAAGCGAACGACACGAAGCAGTTCGGGAACGTCCACGTGCTTCGGCGTCAGTCCGCAGCGCAGCACGTTGTCGGAGTTGGCCATGATCTCCACGCCGAGGCCGTCGATATAGGCGTGGGGGACTCCGGCGCCGAGGAACAGGGCCTCGCCGGGCTGCAGTTGGACATGGTTGAGCAGCATGGCAGCGATCACGCCCGGGTCGCCTGGGAAGTGGTGCGCGAGGGCGGCGTAGGGGGCGTAGTCGCCGCCGAGCCTCTCGCAGGCGGCCGCGGCGTCGGTGACGGTGGCCGCCATCTCTTGGGGATCGGCGCCCAGCACCGCGGTCAGGACCTCGCGCAGTGCGGCCGCCTCCGGGTGGGCGTGCAGAAGGTCGACGTACGGCTTGAGCGAGTCCACGTCGAGACCGGCGAGGACATCGGCGGCTTCAAGGGGCGGGCGGAAACCGCACAGGCCCTCGAAGGGGGTGAGCGCGCAGATCAGTTCGGGCTTGTGGTTGGCGTCCTTGTAGTTGCGGTGCGGGGCGTCGATCGGGACGCCCGCGCTCTCCTCAGCTGCGTAACCCTCCTTGGCCTGGGCGAGGTTCGGGTGGACCTGGAGGGAGAGGGGGGCGCCGGCCGCGAGGATCTTGAGGAGGAAGGGCAGACGGGGGCCGAACCTGTCGACGGCGGCGGCGCCCAGTTCGCGTACGGGGTCGGCGGCGATGACCTCGGAGAGCGGTCGCTCCTCATGGTCACGCGTGACGCGCGAGGGTGCCCCGGGGTGGGCGCCCATCCACATCTCGGCCTGGGGCTCGCCGTTGGGGGCGATGCCGAGCAGCTCCGGGATGGCGGTCGTGGATCCCCAGGCGTAGGGGCGCACGGTGTTGGAGAGGCGGTCCATGGTCTGTGTTCTTCCCGGTTCTCGTGGTGACGTCTTGCGCGCCGTTAACGGCTACGGGGGACGCTTGCGCGCTGTGGCGGCTGCGGCGTGGCGGTGCCGTGCACGAGCAGCGTCGGGACGGTTACGGGTGCGCGCCGGTGTCCGCCAGAGCCAGGTAGACGGCGGCGAAGTCGGTGATCGCAAGAAGTTCGGCGATCGACTCCAGCTCGGAGCCGTCCTCCGGTTCGAGCTCACTGATGGGGGTGTCGTGGCTGAGCGCGAGTTCGCGGGCGGCGGGGGCGGCGGTGAGGCCGCCGATGGGGCGGTCTCGCAGCAGTACCACCCGGGCATGGAGGGCCTGCGGCTCCTCGACGCGGTCCCGGAAAAAGTCCTCCGGGTCGGCGCCCAGGGCGAAGTCACCCACGAGAAGCCCGCCGTGCGCGGGCAGCGCCTCGGGCAGCTCGGCGACGAGGGCGGGGCAGCCGGCCAGCTCGGCCAGTACGGCCGTGAAGCGGCGGCCGGCCGGGCCGGCGCCCGGGCCCTCCGTCCAGATCAGCGGAAGGCTGTCGGCGAGCTCGGCCGCGAGTGTCTTGGCCGGATTGCTGTACGTGGCGATGGCCGGGCCGCAGCGTTCGGCGGTCTTGTCCAGGCGGTCGGCCACCTTCGCCAGGGTCTCCTGAGAAGCCTCCAGAAGTCCGACCCGGTCGAGGAGGGCCAGGAGCGGGGTGAACAGGGCCCACAGGGCGCCGGGGCTCGCGGCCTGCGTCTCCTCATACAGCTCGTGCGGGGCCTTGGCCATCGGGACGACCATGCCGTGGGTTCCGTCGACGGCCTCCACGAGCGGGGAGCCCAGCGGAGCCACGGCGACGACCGTGGACCCGCGGCGGTACGCCTGCTCGGCGAGGAGGGCGAGGCCGGGTTCACTGCCGTCGGTGGTCGCGATGAGCAGCAGGTCGAGGGAGCCCGCCCAGCCCGGGAGCGCCCAGCGCAGGGCGCCGGCGGCGGGTGCGACGCCGGTGGGGTGCAGCCGGGTGACAGGGGCGGACGCACCGGCCAGGGCGCCGATCAGGTCAGCGACTCCGGTGGCGGCATGGCCGGGACCGGCGACGAGGACGGCGCGCGGGCGGCCCTCGGGCTTCAGCTCGGCGATACCTGCCTCGGCGGCGTGGCGGGCCGCGGTGCGTACGCGCGCCCCGGCCTCGGCTGCGCCATGGAGCAGACCTCGGCGATCGGCGCGGGCCAGGGCTTCCGGGTCGTCGAGGAGTGACTCGTCGAGCATGGGGTTGGGCCTCCGATCGCCGTGCGGTTGTGGGTCAGGCGGGGCGGCGTGCCTCGTCGACGAGGAGGACGGGGATGTCGTCCCGGACGGGGTAGGCCAGGCCGCAGTCCTTGCCAGTGCAGATCAGCTCGGGGGTCTCGGCTGCGGAGCTGTCGCTGAGGGGGGCGTGGCAGGCGGGGCAGGCGAGGATCTCGAGGAGGCCGGCTTCGAGCGGCATGTGCGGGGGTGTCCCTTCGGGTGGGGCGGCGCGGTCGCTGGCGCGGGTCGCTGCCGCGGTTTGCGGTGCTGCGGCCCCCGGGTCGGACTTGCGGTCGCGGGTCTGTGGATCAGGCCACGTCAGCGTACCGCCGGGGGGAGGGGTGCGGCGCGTTCTGTGGGTACGCGGGGCGGTTCGCCTCACGCCTGCTCTCTTACTGCGGCTTGGCGGCCGTGGGAGGTACCCCATCCGGAAACCGGGGCGAGGCCCCGGGCCCCCGGCGTCTTCGCCTGCCCATGGACCGGCTTCGGCGCCGGGACGTTGGCGACGGACGCGCGCGCCGTGTTGTGGAGGGCCTGCCTGGCCCGCGGGGGGACGGCGCCGCTTCCACAAAGTGGCCTGGGCGGACACCGCCGGCCCGGGTGCGGGCACCTTGGTGCCAGGGATCCGGACGGCATCAGTGGAGCGGCCGATCCTGGCCGGATCGACTCGGCCGGTCGGCGGACGGACGGCCCGCCGACCCAGATACCGGCGGGCGGCAGCTTCACGCCGTGAGCAGGGCGCGACGATCGGCCGTCGGAAGGGATGTCGGCCGCACCACCGGTCCGGCTGCTCCCCCGAGCACGCGGGTTCGTCGGGCCGCGGCGCCCGGCGTGAGCGGCTTCCATGCGGGTCCATGCGGGTCCATGCGGAGGTGACGCCTCACCGGCGCCGCGCCGCGGGACCACGTCAGCCGCTACCCGCCGGACCCCGGTGGGCTCGGGGCCCCTGGTCCCACCGCGGCCCTGCCCCGCACACGCGGCCCGGGGTCACCGTGCCGTCAGCCCGGTGCCGCAGACACGGGTCCGCCCCGCCCCCGCCGCTCCTCACGTACCCCGGACGAGCCCCAGCACCTCGTCCCTCACCTTTGCCATTGTCTGATCGTCCCGGGCCTCAACGTTCAGCCGCAGCAGCGGTTCCGTGTTCGACGGACGGAGGTTGAACCACCAGTCCTGCGTGGCGACCGTCAGGCCGTCCAGTTCGTCGATCGTCACGTCGTCGTGGGACGCGTACGCCGCCTTCACCGCCGCCGTGCGGCCCGTCTGGTCGTCGACCGTGGAGTTGATCTCACCCGAGCCCCTGTAGCGGTCGTACTGCGCGACAAGTTCCGACAGCGGGCCCTCCTGCGAGCCCAGAGCCGCGAGGACGTGGAGGGCCGCCAGCATGCCCGTGTCCGCGTTCCAGAAGTCGCGGAAGTAGTAGTGAGCGGAGTGCTCGCCGCCGAAGATCGCTCCCGTACGGGCCATCTCCTCCTTGATGAAGGAGTGGCCCACCCGCGTGCGCTCCGGAGTCCCGCCGTTCTCGCGGACGACCTCGGGGACGGACCACGAGGTGATCAGGTTGTGGATCACCGTGCCGCCGGGGTGCTTCGCCAGTTCGCGCGCCGCGACCAGCGCCGTGATCGCCGACGGCGAGATGCCCTCGCCGCGCTCGTCGACGACGAAGCAGCGGTCCGCGTCCCCGTCGAAGGCGAGGCCCAGGTCCGCGCCCTCGGACCGGACGCGGGCCTGAAGGTCGACGATGTTCGCCGGGTCCAGCGGGTTCGCCTCGTGGTTGGGGAAGGTGCCGTCGAGCTCGAAGTACATCGGTACGAGGGTGACGGGCAGGGACTCGAAGACTGTGGGGACCGTGTGGCCGCCCATGCCGTTGCCCGCGTCCACGACCACCTTGAGCGGGCGCATCGCCGACAGGTCGACCAGCGAGAGCAGATGCGCCGCGTAGTCGGTGAGCGTGTCGCGCTCGGTCACCTTGCCCGGCTCGGCCCCCGGCTCCGGAGCGCCCTGTTCGGACCAGGACTCGACCAGTTGGCGGATGTCCGCCAGGCCGGTGTCCTGGCCGACCGGCGCGGCGCCCGCGCGGCACATCTTGATGCCGTTGTACTGCGCCGGATTGTGCGAGGCCGTGAACATCGCACCCGGCAGCCCGAAGTGCCCCGAGGCGAAGTACAGCTGGTCGGTCGAGCAGAGCCCGATCAATGTGACATCCGCGCCCCTGGCCGCAGCCCCCCGCGCGAACGCCCCCGAGAGCCCCGGCGACGACGGCCGCATGTCGTGGCCGACAACGATCGCCTCCGCGCCCGTCACCTGGACGAAGGCCGCCCCGAACAGCTCGGCCAGCGCCTTGTCCCACTGATCCGGCACCACCCCGCGGACGTCGTACGCCTTCACGATCTGCGACAGATCAGCAGTCACGGGCCCAACCCTCCTGAAAGTCCCTGAAGTCTCTGCGGTCACCTCAAAGCCTCAACGTACCCGCACGGGCTTGGGAAGCATTCAGCCCCGTGCGGCCGTGCGCACGGGCGCGGAGCCGAAAACGTTCGCTCAGGAGTCCTCAGGAGTCCGGGGAACGCAGCACCCGCAGATGGCCGCGGCGCGCGACCTCCATCGGGTCCGCCGTGCGCCGGCCGTTCTGCGCGCCCGCCTCGGCCGTACGCCCCTGGGGACGCGCCGCTTCCCGTACCGCATTGGCGAGCGCTTCGAGATCGTCGCCGCTGGGGCGGGCGGGGGCTGAGCCGTCGGTGAGGCGCACGACCTCCCATCCGCGCGGGGCGGTCAGGCGCTCGCTGTGCTCGGCGCACAGGTCGTAGCAGTGGGGCTCGGCATAGGTGGCGAGCGGGCCGAGGACCGCGGTCGAATCGGCATAGACGTACGTCAGTGTCGCGACGGCGGGGCGGCCGCACGCGGTGCGCGAACAGCGACGTACAGGGCTCACGACGTTGGACGGTACCGCACTCTTGAGCGGGCTGCGACGACTCTCCACCAGGTCACTCCACCGTGTCGTGGTGCAACTCCCGACATACGGGCTCCCGGAGCAACTGGCCTGACCTGCACGGGAAGAGAAGCGCACGCGCAGCCACCGCCGGTGATCCGGTCATGACTTGGCGTAAATGAGGTCAATCACGATGAGATCCGCGATCGCTGGAAGATATTTAACCGGACCCAAGCTTGGCCGGAATGTTCAATTAGCGACAGGCTTCCAACCCGGCGCGCGCACTCGATCGCCG includes:
- the ahcY gene encoding adenosylhomocysteinase → MSTVATGQDFKVADLSLAAFGRKEITLAEHEMPGLMSIRKEFAASQPLAGARITGSLHMTVQTAVLIETLVALGAEVRWASCNIFSTQDHAAAAIAVGPNGTPEAPQGVPVFAWKGETLEEYWWCTEQALTWPNTPTGGPNMILDDGGDATLLVHKGVEFEKAGAAPDPSTADSEEYGQILTLLNRTLGESPQKWTHLASEIRGVTEETTTGVHRLYEMHRDGTLLFPAINVNDAVTKSKFDNKYGCRHSLIDGINRATDVLIGGKTAVVCGYGDVGKGCAESLRGQGARVIITEIDPICALQAAMDGYQVTTLDEVIDKADIFVTTTGNKDIIMAADMAKMKHQAIVGNIGHFDNEIDMAGLAQIPGIIKDEVKPQVHTWTFSDGKVLIVLSEGRLLNLGNATGHPSFVMSNSFADQTLAQIELFTKPEEYPTDVYVLPKHLDEKVARLHLDALGVKLTTLRPEQAAYIGVEVDGPYKSDHYRY
- a CDS encoding cation diffusion facilitator family transporter encodes the protein MSASGGTRAIVAALAANLAIAVSKFVAFLFSGSSSMLAEAVHSVADSGNQGLLLLGGKKAEREATPQHPFGYGRERYIYAFLVSIVLFSVGGMFAIYEGYEKIKHPHEIEDWYWPIGVLVFAIVAESFSFRTAIKESNETRGELSWTEYIRRAKAPELPVVLLEDLGALVGLVLALGGVGIALATGDGVWDGIGTLCIGVLLIVIALVLAAETKSLLLGEAAGTDQIEKIKAAAVDGEGVTGIIHMRTLHLGPEELLVAAKIAVQHDDTAAQVANAINAAEDRIRTAVPIARVIYLEPDIYSESAAAAGANPAKAPGGPGPDAAH
- the manA gene encoding mannose-6-phosphate isomerase, class I; the protein is MDRLSNTVRPYAWGSTTAIPELLGIAPNGEPQAEMWMGAHPGAPSRVTRDHEERPLSEVIAADPVRELGAAAVDRFGPRLPFLLKILAAGAPLSLQVHPNLAQAKEGYAAEESAGVPIDAPHRNYKDANHKPELICALTPFEGLCGFRPPLEAADVLAGLDVDSLKPYVDLLHAHPEAAALREVLTAVLGADPQEMAATVTDAAAACERLGGDYAPYAALAHHFPGDPGVIAAMLLNHVQLQPGEALFLGAGVPHAYIDGLGVEIMANSDNVLRCGLTPKHVDVPELLRVVRFEAGDPGILRPEASPEGEEVYETPIEEFRLSRYVVAAGAAPRDLTARTPQILLCTAGTVRVGELAVSPGQSVFVPAGEKVEVSGVGTVFRATVVV
- a CDS encoding SIS domain-containing protein yields the protein MLDESLLDDPEALARADRRGLLHGAAEAGARVRTAARHAAEAGIAELKPEGRPRAVLVAGPGHAATGVADLIGALAGASAPVTRLHPTGVAPAAGALRWALPGWAGSLDLLLIATTDGSEPGLALLAEQAYRRGSTVVAVAPLGSPLVEAVDGTHGMVVPMAKAPHELYEETQAASPGALWALFTPLLALLDRVGLLEASQETLAKVADRLDKTAERCGPAIATYSNPAKTLAAELADSLPLIWTEGPGAGPAGRRFTAVLAELAGCPALVAELPEALPAHGGLLVGDFALGADPEDFFRDRVEEPQALHARVVLLRDRPIGGLTAAPAARELALSHDTPISELEPEDGSELESIAELLAITDFAAVYLALADTGAHP
- a CDS encoding Trm112 family protein: MPLEAGLLEILACPACHAPLSDSSAAETPELICTGKDCGLAYPVRDDIPVLLVDEARRPA
- a CDS encoding phosphomannomutase/phosphoglucomutase, with product MTADLSQIVKAYDVRGVVPDQWDKALAELFGAAFVQVTGAEAIVVGHDMRPSSPGLSGAFARGAAARGADVTLIGLCSTDQLYFASGHFGLPGAMFTASHNPAQYNGIKMCRAGAAPVGQDTGLADIRQLVESWSEQGAPEPGAEPGKVTERDTLTDYAAHLLSLVDLSAMRPLKVVVDAGNGMGGHTVPTVFESLPVTLVPMYFELDGTFPNHEANPLDPANIVDLQARVRSEGADLGLAFDGDADRCFVVDERGEGISPSAITALVAARELAKHPGGTVIHNLITSWSVPEVVRENGGTPERTRVGHSFIKEEMARTGAIFGGEHSAHYYFRDFWNADTGMLAALHVLAALGSQEGPLSELVAQYDRYRGSGEINSTVDDQTGRTAAVKAAYASHDDVTIDELDGLTVATQDWWFNLRPSNTEPLLRLNVEARDDQTMAKVRDEVLGLVRGT
- a CDS encoding DUF3499 domain-containing protein, with the protein product MESRRSPLKSAVPSNVVSPVRRCSRTACGRPAVATLTYVYADSTAVLGPLATYAEPHCYDLCAEHSERLTAPRGWEVVRLTDGSAPARPSGDDLEALANAVREAARPQGRTAEAGAQNGRRTADPMEVARRGHLRVLRSPDS